CGGTGGTGATTTCTCATCGACGAACACTTGCACCACCAACGTCCTGAATGTTGGCCAAAGCTGCACGGCCAGCGTCACCTTTTCCCCCACCGTGTCCGGCGCCCGGGGTGGCAGTCTGTCCATCAGCGACAACGCGGCAGGGAGCCCTCAATCCGTGGTGCTTTCGGGAACGGGCGTCGCGCAGTTTACGATGTCTTCGCCGTCGCCAAACGTCACCACCCTCATCGGAAGCGGCTCTACGACATTCACCGTCGCGGCCGCAGGACCCAGCAGCTTTACCGGAAGCATTACTCTCGCCTGCCCGGGCGGCCTGTCATGTTCCTTCAATCCGGCAAATATTTTTGCGGGGCAAACCAGCACTCTGACGGTCAGCGGACTCACGGCCTCGATGGCCAATCCCTTCGTTTTTGCCGTGACCGGCACCAGCGGATCGCAGGCCGCCGCGGTCAATCTGAACCTGCTGTTTGCTGATTATGCGCTCTCAGCCTCACCGGCGCTCAACACCATCGTCGCGGGATCTGCGGCAACCTACACCATTGCGGTGAACCCCATCAACGGGTTCAACAGTCAGGTGCAGCTTGCCTGCGGAAACGGCATGCCTCCTGGGGCAACCTGTACCTTCTCACACTCCTCGGTGACTCCAAGCGGCGGAGCTGCCACAGTCACACTGAGTTTGCAGACCACCAAGAATGCCGGCGTTCCACCGCCACCGGCTGTTCCGCCGGGCATGGTCCCGCCCCTGATGGTGTTCCTCCTCGTGGTTGTCCTGGCGGGACTGGTTGTCTTGCGCCGCCGCCGCAATCGCTTCCCGCGTCTGGCTGGAAGGCGGTGGGTGCTGGTTCAGGTCTCGACGCTCTGCCTGCTGATTGTGTGCGAGACCTTCCTGGTGTCCTGCCGGAGTACTCCGACGGCCACCGGATCGACAACCGGAAATTACATCATCACCATCAATGGCACGCTTGGCTCCAACTCGGCTGTTGTCAGGACCGCGACGATCGACCTGTCCGTGACGTAGCAGGAAGGTAAAGAAAGTCTTGCAGGTAACGCGGCGTCCGGATGTCAACCACTTGATGTGGCTCCGGACGCCGCTTCTGTCTCTGGGGATTTTAGTTCAAGCGACCGTGAGGCCGGGAAGCATTTTACGGTGGCGCCCCAATAACTTGTTACAACACGGCGTGACGCCGTCATTCCGATCCCGCAACGCGGCAGAGGAATCTGCTTTTGCTCTGGCGCTGAAGCAGATTCCTCTGCCGGGAGAGTACCCGCCCTCGGAATGACGGGGCGCGCTTACTTTGCGGGATCGTAGTTGAGGTAGGGGCCCAGCCATCGCTCAAGGGTCGGCAGGTCCATGGCCTTGCGACGCTGGTAATCAAGCGCCTGGTCGCGCCCGATCTTGCCCACGGCAAAATACCGCGATTCGGGGTGTGAAAAATACAGGCCGCTGACCGAGGCGGCAGGATACATCGCAAAACTCTCAGTGAGCCGCACGCCCGCGTCCCGCTCGGCTTGCAGCAGATCGAACAGGGCGCGCTTTTCCGTGTGGTCGGGTTGGGCGGGGTAGCCCGGGGCCGGACGAATGCCGCGGTATTTTTCGTGGATAAGGTCATCGTGATTCAAGTTCTCTTTGCACCCGTAGCCCCATGCGTCCCGGGCGCGTTTGTGCGTGAGCTCGGCCAAAGCCTCGGCCAGGCGGTCCGCCAGTGCCTTCGTCATAATGGCGTTGTAGTCGTCGTTTTCTTTTTCGAACCGTTCCACCAGCCGCTCGATGTGGATGCCCGCCGTTACCGCAAAGGCCCCCAGGTAGTCCGCAAGGCCGGTGTCGCGCGGCGCAATGAAGTCCGCCAGGGCAAGGTCCGGCTCGCCGTCGGGCTTCTCCATCTGCTGGCGCAGTGTGTGGAAAGTTGCCCTGACTCCCGTGCGCGCTTCGTCTTCGTACACCTCAATATCATCGCCAACGCCCGCGGCCGGAAAGAAGCCCACCACCGTGCGCGCTTCCAGCAGCTTCCCGTCAACAATACAATCGAGAAGTTTCTCTGCGTCGTCAAACAATTCCCTCGCCTTCGCGCCCACCTCGGGTTGGTCGAAAATCCGTGGGTAGATGCCGCGCAGCTCCCACACGTGGAAGAAGGGCGTCCAATCGATGTAAGGAACGATCTCCTCGAGCGGCACGGGATTGCACACGCGAATCCCGGTGAACGAAGGCCGCGGCGGGCTATAGCGAGACCAGTCGAATTGCAATCGCCGCCGGCGCGCCTCGTCGAGCGTCCGCAGTTTTTGCGATTTTGGCGCTCCGTGAGCTTCCCTCAGCTTTTCCTGCGAGCCCTGGTTCTCCTTTACAAGCGCCGGCTTCAGCTCCGCGCTTGACAGGCGTCCCACCACGCCAACGGCGCGCGACGCATCCAGCACGTGGACAACCGGCTGCGAGTAAGCAGGGGCAATCTTCACAGCCGTGTGAGCGCGGCTGGTGGTCGCGCCGCCGATCAGCAGCGGAATGTCAAAACCTTCGCGCTCCATTTCCCTGGCCACGTGTACCATCTCGTCGAGCGAGGGCGTAATCAGGCCGCTCAGGCCGATCATGTCGGCGCCCGTGTCGCGCGCCGTCTTCAGGATTTTCTCGCTCGGCGCCATGACGCCCAGGTCCACCACCTCGTAATTGTTGCAGCCCAGCACCACCCCCACGATGTTCTTGCCGATGTCGTGTACGTCGCCCTTCACGGTGGCCATCACAATCTTCCCGGCGGCCTTCGCGCCCCCGGTCAGGCGCTTTTCGGCCTCGAGATAGGGCAGCAGGTACGCCACCGACTTCTTCATCACGCGCGCGCTCTTCACCACCTGCGGCAGAAACATCCGGCCGGAGCCGAACAGGTCGCCCACCACGTTCATGCCCGCCATCAGCGGCCCTTCGATCACCGCCAGCGGCCGGCCGTATTTGATGCGGGCCTCTTCCGTATCGGCTTCGATGTAATCCACAATTCCCTTGACGAGTGCGTGCGCCAGGCGTTCGTCCACCGTCCCTTTGCGCCAGGCGTCTTCCTCAACTTCCTTCCTGCCGCTCTGCTTGACGGAGTCGGCAAAAGCGAGCAGCCGCTCGGTTGCGTCCGTGCGCCGGTTGAAGATCACGTCCTCCACCAGCCCAAGAAGGTCTTTGGGGATCTCCTCGTAGATGCCCAACTGGCCCGCATTGACGATGCCCATATCCATGCCGGCGTGGATGGCATGATAGAGAAACGCCGTGTGCATCGCCTCGCGCACAACATTGTTGCCGCGAAATGAAAATGAAAGATTGCTGACGCCTCCGCTCACCTTGGCGTGCGGCAGCGTCTCTTTGATCCGGCGCGTGGCCTCGATGTAATTCACCGCGTAATTGGCGTGCTCCTCCATGCCTGTGGCGATGGTGAGGATGTTGGGATCGAAAATGATGTCTTCGGGCGGAAAGCCCACTTCCTGCGTCAGAATGCGGTAAGCCCGCGTGCAGATTTCAACCTTCCGCTCCGTAGTGTCCGCCTGGCCGCGTTCGTCGAAGGCCATCACAACTACCGCCGCGCCGTAGCGGCGCACCAGGCGCGCGTGGCGCTTGAAGACCTCTTCGCCTTCTTTCAGGCTGATGGAATTCACCACGCCCTTGCCCTGCACGGCGCGCAGGCCCGCCTCAATCACACTCCACTTGGAACTGTCAACCATGATGGGCACGCGCGCAATGTCCGGCTCGGAAGCCACATAATTCAGGAAGGTGGTCATCGCCTGTTCCGATTCCAGCATGCCCTCGTCCATGTTGATGTCGATAATCTGCGCACCGGCGTCCACCTGCTGACGCGCCACGGTCAGCGCCTCTTCGAACTCGCCGTTCAGAATGAGCTTGGCAAATTTCGGCGAGCCCGTCACGTTGGTGCGCTCGCCGACGTTCACAAAGTTCATGTCGGGACGGAAGGTGAGCGGCTCAAGGCCGCTGAGCCGCGTGGCATGGTCCGGCTGCACCAGGCGGTGAGGCTCGGCGCCGCGCACGGCCGCAGCAATGGCCCGGATGTGCGCGGGAGTGGTGCCGCAGCATCCTCCGACGATGTTCAGCCAGCCGTTCCTGGCAAACTCGCCTAGGTCCCGCGCCATGCTCTCCGGCGTCTCGTCAAATCCGCCAAAGGCATTCGGCAGGCCGGCATTCGGATAGCAACTGATGTAGACCGGCGCAATCTGCGAAAGCTCTTCGAGGTAGGGCCGCATCTGCTTTGCTCCCAGCGCGCAGTTGATGCCCACGCTGAGCATCGGAATGTGCGAAACGGAAATCCAGAAGGATTGGATGGTCTGCCCTGAAAGAGTGCGACCGCTCTGGTCCACAATGGTCACCGAAACCATCACCGGCACGCGCCGCCCCGATTCCTCGAAGTACTGCTCGACCGCAAACAGCGCCGCCTTGGCATTCAGCGTGTCAAAGATCGTCTCGAGCAGCAGCAGATCAACGCCGCCTTCCACCAGCGCGCGCGCCTGCTCGTAGTAAACAGCCCGCAACTGCTCGAAGTTGGTGCCACGGTCGGCAGGACTCGAAACGTTCTGCGAGACGGAAGCTGTCCGGCTGGTGGGGCCCATCGAACCGGCCACGAAGCAGCGGCGATCCGGGTTCTCTGCGGTGAATTTTCCCACCGCGCGCCTCGCCACCGCCGCGGCGGCAGTGTTCAACTCGTGGATGTGATTCTCAAGTCCATACTCCGCCATCGAAATGGCGTTTGAGTTAAAGGTGTTCGTCTCAATAATGTCCGCGCCCGCTTCAAGATACTGCCGGTGAATGTCTTCGATGATGTGCGGCTGCGTGATGCAGAGTACGTCGTTGTTCAGCCGCAGGTCGCGCGAATGGCCGGCAAACTCAGCGCCGCGATAGTCCGCCTCGGCGAGGTTGTGCGCCTGAATCATGGTACCCATGGCCCCGTCGAGCACCACAATGCGCTCCCGCAGGAGGCTTTCAAGCGGATTGTCAGGATTTTCGTCAGCGCTCATGCGGCTAATATTTCCCTTTCTCAACCCTCCGGTATGAAACGGTGGCGAGAGCAGTCAGCAGTCAGCAATCAGCAGCCCGATGAGGCCCGGATTTCGTCCCCATCTTTTCAGTATAGCAAGAGAACCCGCGCGCAACGGGCCCGCAGGTCCGCCCTTGGCCGCGCTGAAAAATGCCGATTTGTCATGCTGAGCACGTTCGCCTGTCATCCTGATCCCGCGGCGCGGGAGAAGGATCACCGCAGTTCGCTCAGGGCCGTTCTCAAATTGAGGACGAACGCGCTCAGGATGACACGAGCAAAAGCCTTTGTTGGCAAACTGTTAGATGCAACTGCGGCCTGAAAGTTTCGCCTGATCGCGACGTTCACTCGCCCCGGACTGCAACTACCGCCGCGGCAGGCTGTGGAGCAGCGGGCCGAGGGCATTCGACATCTGATAATTGTCTCCCCGGTCCGCCTGGATGTTCCAGAACATGACGCCATTGAAATTGCGATAGCCGCCGTTGCGCTGCAGGCTGTACTCGCCCCCGAAAGGCTTGCCGGTGATCAGATACTTCACGGACTTCTCGATTTCGCTCAGCTTCGAGCGACCCACCAGAAACCCGACCGCCACCTTCTCGGGCGCGAGCGGCGGGAAGTAGGACCTGGAATTTCGTCCGACATGGAAGCCGTGGACCAGCATCTCCGTCATCGCCACATAATAGTCGGCCGTTTCCGGCATGTAGTAGTTTCCGTCCATTCCCTCGAGCGGCGGCGTATTGTAATCCTGCACGTCAACGAACGACAGCATGTTGCGCGTGGCATAAATCACCGGCAGGAATGAGCCGAACTGCCCCGCATACGCCACGTACCCCGCCGGAACCTGCGGACCCTCGGGGACCTCTGCCAGCATAAACTTCGGTCCAAAGCGATTGCGAAGCTGCCGCATGGCCTCGATCAAATTCACCACGCACGGCGTCGTCGGCTTGCGGAAGTCCGTATCGCCCGCATCCAGAATCAGCGATGGCGTCTCGAGATCGAGATCGACGCCGTCAAAACCGTAGTCCGCAACCACGGCCCCGACGCTCTCCACAAAATTCTTCAGGTCTTCCGCCCTGTCCAGCTTTACCACCTGGCCGCCGCCACCGAGCGAGATAAGAATCTTTTTCCCCTTGCGCTTCATGGCGGCGATCTCATCCCTGAACTGCTCTTTCGTATAGCCGGCGGGCGTTTCGAATTGCAGCGTGCTGGTTGAGCCTTTAACCGGCGCGGCAAAGGCCACGATAATGATGTCCCATTGCGGTGAAACGTCGCGCAACGGAATTGTCTTCGAACGCGAATATCCCACCCAGTAGCCGATCAACTGGTGGCCGTTGGGCGCGTGCGGGTTCGGCGCTGGCGATGCGGTCGGCGTGGCCTCCAGCCGCTGCCCGCGCGGCGCGCAAGGTTCGGCGGCAGCTTTCAGCACGCCGGTATCAGGAAAGCTGTAGGCGCCCTGGTAGCTATCGGGATGGGCATTTTGCGCATACCACGGCAGCAGGGCGACGTTCTCCAGGTGATACTCGCCCGCCTCGGTCTTCACCACGGTCGCATTCGATTCCGAAACGCCGTCGGTGGGCAGCGCAAACCTATAGTGCGTGCCGATCCCTTGCCCTCCGCAGCCTCCTTTCGCAACCGGTTTCTGCCATGCCGGGAAAGTATTCTCCTGCTGGCCGTGCAAGGGGTCATTCATCCACGCGGCAAGCTGCTGGGTGAGCGGCTGGATGTCGTCGTAATCCGGCACGACGCCCGGGTCGAGATACGTGCTCAGAACAAACGGTTGAAGCGCCTTGGACGAAGCATCGGACTGCGCTCCGTGGGCGCCCCAGGTGCAGCAAACCGTCGCATCGTTCAATTCGTAGAACTCTGTGTTCTTCGTCAAAGCAATTACCAGTTCGTCCGGCCTGGCCTGCATTTTCGCGAGATCGTTGAACAATTCTTTCTGGACGAAATCGAGGTCCACAATGGCCAGCAAATTTCCGGTCTTCTTTGATGTCAGCAGGTATCCGTTGGCGGGCGGAATCGTGATCCGCAACGAAGAAGTGACGCGAGGCTGTCCCAGCATCGTGTGCCAGTCCTTCGCCGAGGCTTCGTTGTAAAACTGCGCGCGCTGGACGGCGTCGCCGTACTGCGTGTCGCCGGTTGCGAATGCATACTTTTGGAAAATAGGAGACTGCGCCACCTTTTGCACGTCGTCGGCCGCGCTGATTTCCACCTTCTTCCCCGCCTTGCCCGCTGGCGCGTCAAAAACCAGCGACACCGGCACTACCACAGTCGGAATGGTGAGTGTTCCGCCCTGCGCGGGATCTTTGCCCACCACCGTGTAGTGGTACTCGTGGCCGGCAGCCGCGAACGATCGGATGAAAGTGGGCACGGCAATCGTCGGTCCCGAGGGCGCCTTCTTTTCGCACCCCGGGCTGAGCGCAACGCACACCGCCAGCAGCAGGTAAACATTGGCACGCCGAAACTGGAAACAACCGTTGCCTCGATCTTCACCGGCCATGGCACACTCCCTGGCAGAAATCAGATTTGTGTTTACGTCCAGGCCACTGACCATAACACTTCGCCGACCGGACGACAATCCGCCAACGGTGGCACATTGACTCACGCCCCCGCCCGGCATAGGATTCTTGGGCTGTCGAAATATCCCGCAGTGAGGGCGTAGCGCGGCGGGTTTACCCCGCCAGAGAGTCCGCGCTTTCAATCTGGGTTGGCGGCGTAAAGCCGCCGCTACAGCGACAGACTGTCGGGTCTCAGTATTGGAAGCTTGCGAGATGCCGCGCGCCATCGATAACTCCGCGACTGTAAACCTGAACAAGAATCCGGTGGTGTCGCTTGTGCTTGTCCTCTTCCTGTGTGTTCCTTCGCTCTCGGCGCAGGATAAGCCCCGCGATGCGCTCGTAGAGTGGATGAACCGAATTGCCCAGCAGCAACTCCAGCAGCGAGCGGAATTAATCCGCGGGATCCGCACGAAAGCGCAGGCGGAGAGCCGAAAACGGTGGGTGCGCAAGCAGATGCTGGACGACATGGGCGGCCTGCCCGATTACCGCGGTCCGTTGAACGCGAGGTTTACCGGCCAGCTTCGTAACAATTCTTACACCGTCGAAAAGGTGATCTACCAGAGTCTGCCGGGTCTTTACGTCACGGCCAATGTCTACCGGCCGAACCAGCCGGGCCGTTATCC
The Terriglobia bacterium genome window above contains:
- the metH gene encoding methionine synthase, translated to MSADENPDNPLESLLRERIVVLDGAMGTMIQAHNLAEADYRGAEFAGHSRDLRLNNDVLCITQPHIIEDIHRQYLEAGADIIETNTFNSNAISMAEYGLENHIHELNTAAAAVARRAVGKFTAENPDRRCFVAGSMGPTSRTASVSQNVSSPADRGTNFEQLRAVYYEQARALVEGGVDLLLLETIFDTLNAKAALFAVEQYFEESGRRVPVMVSVTIVDQSGRTLSGQTIQSFWISVSHIPMLSVGINCALGAKQMRPYLEELSQIAPVYISCYPNAGLPNAFGGFDETPESMARDLGEFARNGWLNIVGGCCGTTPAHIRAIAAAVRGAEPHRLVQPDHATRLSGLEPLTFRPDMNFVNVGERTNVTGSPKFAKLILNGEFEEALTVARQQVDAGAQIIDINMDEGMLESEQAMTTFLNYVASEPDIARVPIMVDSSKWSVIEAGLRAVQGKGVVNSISLKEGEEVFKRHARLVRRYGAAVVVMAFDERGQADTTERKVEICTRAYRILTQEVGFPPEDIIFDPNILTIATGMEEHANYAVNYIEATRRIKETLPHAKVSGGVSNLSFSFRGNNVVREAMHTAFLYHAIHAGMDMGIVNAGQLGIYEEIPKDLLGLVEDVIFNRRTDATERLLAFADSVKQSGRKEVEEDAWRKGTVDERLAHALVKGIVDYIEADTEEARIKYGRPLAVIEGPLMAGMNVVGDLFGSGRMFLPQVVKSARVMKKSVAYLLPYLEAEKRLTGGAKAAGKIVMATVKGDVHDIGKNIVGVVLGCNNYEVVDLGVMAPSEKILKTARDTGADMIGLSGLITPSLDEMVHVAREMEREGFDIPLLIGGATTSRAHTAVKIAPAYSQPVVHVLDASRAVGVVGRLSSAELKPALVKENQGSQEKLREAHGAPKSQKLRTLDEARRRRLQFDWSRYSPPRPSFTGIRVCNPVPLEEIVPYIDWTPFFHVWELRGIYPRIFDQPEVGAKARELFDDAEKLLDCIVDGKLLEARTVVGFFPAAGVGDDIEVYEDEARTGVRATFHTLRQQMEKPDGEPDLALADFIAPRDTGLADYLGAFAVTAGIHIERLVERFEKENDDYNAIMTKALADRLAEALAELTHKRARDAWGYGCKENLNHDDLIHEKYRGIRPAPGYPAQPDHTEKRALFDLLQAERDAGVRLTESFAMYPAASVSGLYFSHPESRYFAVGKIGRDQALDYQRRKAMDLPTLERWLGPYLNYDPAK
- a CDS encoding glycosyl hydrolase family 18 protein, whose translation is MAGEDRGNGCFQFRRANVYLLLAVCVALSPGCEKKAPSGPTIAVPTFIRSFAAAGHEYHYTVVGKDPAQGGTLTIPTVVVPVSLVFDAPAGKAGKKVEISAADDVQKVAQSPIFQKYAFATGDTQYGDAVQRAQFYNEASAKDWHTMLGQPRVTSSLRITIPPANGYLLTSKKTGNLLAIVDLDFVQKELFNDLAKMQARPDELVIALTKNTEFYELNDATVCCTWGAHGAQSDASSKALQPFVLSTYLDPGVVPDYDDIQPLTQQLAAWMNDPLHGQQENTFPAWQKPVAKGGCGGQGIGTHYRFALPTDGVSESNATVVKTEAGEYHLENVALLPWYAQNAHPDSYQGAYSFPDTGVLKAAAEPCAPRGQRLEATPTASPAPNPHAPNGHQLIGYWVGYSRSKTIPLRDVSPQWDIIIVAFAAPVKGSTSTLQFETPAGYTKEQFRDEIAAMKRKGKKILISLGGGGQVVKLDRAEDLKNFVESVGAVVADYGFDGVDLDLETPSLILDAGDTDFRKPTTPCVVNLIEAMRQLRNRFGPKFMLAEVPEGPQVPAGYVAYAGQFGSFLPVIYATRNMLSFVDVQDYNTPPLEGMDGNYYMPETADYYVAMTEMLVHGFHVGRNSRSYFPPLAPEKVAVGFLVGRSKLSEIEKSVKYLITGKPFGGEYSLQRNGGYRNFNGVMFWNIQADRGDNYQMSNALGPLLHSLPRR